The proteins below are encoded in one region of Gallus gallus isolate bGalGal1 chromosome 12, bGalGal1.mat.broiler.GRCg7b, whole genome shotgun sequence:
- the LOC121106626 gene encoding guanylate-binding protein 1-like isoform X1, producing MDAPVLPMPAPLCLVTNKDGVLTLNPAALAVLQEVAQPMVVVAIAGPYRTGKSFLMNRLAQKRTGFPLGPTVYAETKGIWMWCLPHPHRPGVTLVLLDTEGLGDPSKDDNHSDAWIFTLALLLSSTLVYNSVGTIDQRALEQLRLVTELSEHIRVREKDDNPAFNFVGIFPGFVWTVRDFMLQLRAGEKTLSEDEYLEDVMRLQTGGGQKAQERNELRRCLRNFFPRRKLFTMERPAADADLTRLEELREDELQPGFRKQVDAFCRYIWEEAPVKVLPGGHQVTGSALAYLTEKYVAAISSGSVPCVESAVKALARAENTAAVQAAVAEYQRGMEQDLVLPTASYDALLAVHRDCEQRAITLFLSRAFADHEHQYHDKLVDKLEMAKEEFCQRNKEASEQRCRTVLQELWRDVELRLQRGDYVARGGAQLFKDDLNRVLEEYKQRHDKGVRAEAVLKEFLREHEGLAQVLKATEVQLELAERQQEAAAAEAEAARKAAEAWREEQQRSMEEHKRQLEQWMKEEQRTWLEEQQRVLEHHRKEYEALLREGFRLEAAAMGIQILVLMRAFVCTVL from the exons ATGGACGCTCCGGTGCTCCCGATGCCGGCTCCGCTCTGCCTGGTGACCAACAAGGACGGCGTGCTCACCCTCAACCCTGCAgcgctggcagtgctgcaggaggtggcccAGCCTATGGTGGTGGTGGCCATCGCTGGGCCCTACCGCACCGGGAAGTCCTTCCTGATGAACCGGCTGGCACAGAAGCGCACTG GCTTCCCACTGGGCCCCACGGTGTATGCGGAGACCAAGGGCATCTGGATGTGGTGCCTGCCCCACCCACACCGTCCGGGAGTGACCTTGGTGCTGCTGGACACCGAGGGGCTGGGAGACCCCAGCAAG GATGATAACCACAGCGATGCCTGGATCTTcacgctggcactgctgctctccagcacccTGGTGTACAACAGCGTTGGCACCATCGACCAGCGAGCACTGGAGCAGCTGCG GCTGGTAACGGAGCTGTCAGAGCACATCCGCGTGCGGGAGAAGGACGACAACCCAGCATTCAACTTTGTTGGCATCTTCCCTGGCTTCGTTTGGACTGTGCGTGACTTCATGCTGCAGCTGCGGGCCGGTGAAAAGACCCTGAGTGAGGACGAGTACCTGGAGGATGTGATGCGACTGCAGACCG GGGGCGGGCAGAAGGCCCAGGAGCGCAATGAGCTGCGGCGCTGCCTGCGCAACTTCTTCCCCCGCCGCAAGCTGTTCACGATGGAGCGGCCGGCAGCTGACGCCGATCTGACGCGGTTGGAGGAGCTGCGGGAGGatgagctgcagccaggcttcCGGAAACAGGTGGACGCCTTCTGCCGGTACATCTGGGAGGAGGCGCCGGTGAAGGTGCTGCCGGGTGGGCACCAGGTGACGGGCAGCG CGCTGGCATACCTTACGGAGAAATACGTGGCGGCCATCAGCAGCGGCTCTGTGCCCTGCGTGGAGAGTGCGGTGAAAGCACTAGCGCGGGCCGAGAACACAGCAGCAGTTCAGGCAGCGGTGGCCGAATACCAGCGGGGCATGGAGCAGGACCTGGTGCTGCCCACAGCCTCATATGACGCACTGTTGGCTGTGCATCGGGACTGTGAGCAACGCGCCATCACCCTCTTCCTGTCCCGTGCCTTTGCCGACCATGAACACCAGTACCATGACAAGCTGGTG GACAAGCTGGAGATGGCCAAAGAGGAGTTCTGCCAGCGCAACAAGGAGGCGTCGGAGCAGCGGTGCCGCAcggtgctgcaggagctgtggaggGACGTGGAGCTCCGCCTGCAGCGTGGGGACTACGTGGCACGTGGTGGTGCTCAGCTGTTCAAGGATGACCTGAACCGCGTGCTGGAGGAGTACAAGCAGCGGCATGACAAGGGTGTCAGG GCGGAGGCGGTGCTGAAGGAGTTCCTGCGGGAGCACGAGGGGCTGGCACAGGTGCTGAAGGCCACTGaggtgcagctggagctggcggAGCGGCAGCAGGAGGCGGCAGCAGCCGAGGCAGAGGCGGCCCGGAAGGCGGCAGAGGCATggagggaggagcagcagcgCAGCATGGAGGAGCACAAACGTCAGCTGGAGCAGTGGATGAAGGAAGAGCAGCGCACatggctggaggagcagcagcgcGTGCTGGAGCACCACAGGAAG GAGTATGAAGCACTGCTGCGGGAGGGCTTCAGGCTTGAAGCGGCAGCCATGGGGATTCAGATCTTAGTGCTGATGAGGGCCTTCGTGTGCACTGTACTCTGA
- the LOC121106626 gene encoding guanylate-binding protein 2-like isoform X2, whose amino-acid sequence MDAPVLPMPAPLCLVTNKDGVLTLNPAALAVLQEVAQPMVVVAIAGPYRTGKSFLMNRLAQKRTGFPLGPTVYAETKGIWMWCLPHPHRPGVTLVLLDTEGLGDPSKDDNHSDAWIFTLALLLSSTLVYNSVGTIDQRALEQLRLVTELSEHIRVREKDDNPAFNFVGIFPGFVWTVRDFMLQLRAGEKTLSEDEYLEDVMRLQTGGGQKAQERNELRRCLRNFFPRRKLFTMERPAADADLTRLEELREDELQPGFRKQVDAFCRYIWEEAPVKVLPGGHQVTGSASYDALLAVHRDCEQRAITLFLSRAFADHEHQYHDKLVDKLEMAKEEFCQRNKEASEQRCRTVLQELWRDVELRLQRGDYVARGGAQLFKDDLNRVLEEYKQRHDKGVRAEAVLKEFLREHEGLAQVLKATEVQLELAERQQEAAAAEAEAARKAAEAWREEQQRSMEEHKRQLEQWMKEEQRTWLEEQQRVLEHHRKEYEALLREGFRLEAAAMGIQILVLMRAFVCTVL is encoded by the exons ATGGACGCTCCGGTGCTCCCGATGCCGGCTCCGCTCTGCCTGGTGACCAACAAGGACGGCGTGCTCACCCTCAACCCTGCAgcgctggcagtgctgcaggaggtggcccAGCCTATGGTGGTGGTGGCCATCGCTGGGCCCTACCGCACCGGGAAGTCCTTCCTGATGAACCGGCTGGCACAGAAGCGCACTG GCTTCCCACTGGGCCCCACGGTGTATGCGGAGACCAAGGGCATCTGGATGTGGTGCCTGCCCCACCCACACCGTCCGGGAGTGACCTTGGTGCTGCTGGACACCGAGGGGCTGGGAGACCCCAGCAAG GATGATAACCACAGCGATGCCTGGATCTTcacgctggcactgctgctctccagcacccTGGTGTACAACAGCGTTGGCACCATCGACCAGCGAGCACTGGAGCAGCTGCG GCTGGTAACGGAGCTGTCAGAGCACATCCGCGTGCGGGAGAAGGACGACAACCCAGCATTCAACTTTGTTGGCATCTTCCCTGGCTTCGTTTGGACTGTGCGTGACTTCATGCTGCAGCTGCGGGCCGGTGAAAAGACCCTGAGTGAGGACGAGTACCTGGAGGATGTGATGCGACTGCAGACCG GGGGCGGGCAGAAGGCCCAGGAGCGCAATGAGCTGCGGCGCTGCCTGCGCAACTTCTTCCCCCGCCGCAAGCTGTTCACGATGGAGCGGCCGGCAGCTGACGCCGATCTGACGCGGTTGGAGGAGCTGCGGGAGGatgagctgcagccaggcttcCGGAAACAGGTGGACGCCTTCTGCCGGTACATCTGGGAGGAGGCGCCGGTGAAGGTGCTGCCGGGTGGGCACCAGGTGACGGGCAGCG CCTCATATGACGCACTGTTGGCTGTGCATCGGGACTGTGAGCAACGCGCCATCACCCTCTTCCTGTCCCGTGCCTTTGCCGACCATGAACACCAGTACCATGACAAGCTGGTG GACAAGCTGGAGATGGCCAAAGAGGAGTTCTGCCAGCGCAACAAGGAGGCGTCGGAGCAGCGGTGCCGCAcggtgctgcaggagctgtggaggGACGTGGAGCTCCGCCTGCAGCGTGGGGACTACGTGGCACGTGGTGGTGCTCAGCTGTTCAAGGATGACCTGAACCGCGTGCTGGAGGAGTACAAGCAGCGGCATGACAAGGGTGTCAGG GCGGAGGCGGTGCTGAAGGAGTTCCTGCGGGAGCACGAGGGGCTGGCACAGGTGCTGAAGGCCACTGaggtgcagctggagctggcggAGCGGCAGCAGGAGGCGGCAGCAGCCGAGGCAGAGGCGGCCCGGAAGGCGGCAGAGGCATggagggaggagcagcagcgCAGCATGGAGGAGCACAAACGTCAGCTGGAGCAGTGGATGAAGGAAGAGCAGCGCACatggctggaggagcagcagcgcGTGCTGGAGCACCACAGGAAG GAGTATGAAGCACTGCTGCGGGAGGGCTTCAGGCTTGAAGCGGCAGCCATGGGGATTCAGATCTTAGTGCTGATGAGGGCCTTCGTGTGCACTGTACTCTGA